Proteins from a genomic interval of Phycisphaerae bacterium:
- a CDS encoding NUDIX domain-containing protein: MARRTGPPVMVGAIIDRVSHGVIETLIARIPTPPYEGCWTFPSGPADPGEAPEAALRRMLHATLGVSLRIICGQPPIDLPWDDVLCRWRFFFCDATGSELTSRYYAEVRWVRRPDFREYDFDPVSQQVAAWLLDDLPRE, from the coding sequence ATGGCCAGACGAACCGGGCCACCGGTGATGGTCGGAGCGATCATCGACCGCGTGAGCCATGGGGTAATCGAGACGCTGATAGCCAGGATTCCGACGCCGCCGTACGAAGGTTGTTGGACCTTCCCGAGCGGGCCGGCCGATCCGGGTGAGGCCCCGGAAGCCGCGCTGCGTCGGATGCTGCATGCCACGCTCGGGGTGAGCTTGCGGATTATCTGCGGTCAGCCGCCCATCGACCTGCCGTGGGACGACGTTTTGTGTCGCTGGCGGTTTTTCTTCTGCGATGCGACCGGCAGCGAGTTGACGAGCCGCTACTATGCGGAGGTTCGCTGGGTGCGGCGCCCGGACTTTCGCGAGTACGACTTTGATCCGGTCAGCCAGCAGGTTGCCGCGTGGCTGCTTGACGACCTGCCGCGGGAATGA